In Mercurialis annua linkage group LG6, ddMerAnnu1.2, whole genome shotgun sequence, the following are encoded in one genomic region:
- the LOC130015698 gene encoding protein MAIN-LIKE 2-like: MTITLHDVWHILRIPVGGAMVSGQPNKAQLMAYCAQILGISPEDLVSKTSKHFAHGGVLIESIISLCRHGRTAEVEAIAWIWLTLGCTLFTDKSGHRIRPATIWEVRDGVTDTSTVSWGSATLAYLYRQLGISSRGDCSGLTGCLTLLQTWIYEYFPCFRPQRERLLIESHLPRASSWSATASDCSATRLRSLRARLDTLTAEEITWLPFGGEPAASVEHTAYYGWIAYRDIVEPYMPSRVLRQLGYVQTVPVPICRPIGAVRSWKSLKYSVDMSVTIVVDMWNAFPVMYKLPLGFEEAHVIAGGCHPA; this comes from the exons ATGACCATCACATTACATGACGTGTGGCATATTCTTCGGATTCCAGTTGGTGGGGCTATGGTTTCAG GTCAGCCGAATAAGGCTCAGCTGATGGCTTACTGCGCACAGATTTTAGGTATTTCACCAGAGGATCTGGTGAGTAAGACGAGCAAGCATTTTGCCCATGGAGGTGTGCTGATTGAGTCGATCATCAGTTTATGTAGGCATGGCCGTACTGCAGAGGTGGAGGCGATAGCCTGGATCTGGTTGACGTTAGGTTGCACTCTATTCACTGACAAGAGTGGCCATCGGATTAGACCTGCAACCATATGGGAGGTGCGGGACGGAGTCACAGATACGAGTACAGTTTCCTGGGGCTCAGCTACACTAGCTTATCTCTATCGGCAGCTTGGAATCTCATCGAGAGGAGACTGCTCGGGTTTGACTGGGTGTCTGACACTGCTGCAGACATGGATTTATGAGTACTTTCCATGCTTTCGGCCCCAGCGAGAGCGGCTGTTGATCGAGTCTCATCTTCCTCGAGCTTCTAGCTGGAGTGCTACTGCGTCAGATTGTTCAGCCACCCGACTTCGGTCCTTGCGAGCTCGTTTGGACACGCTGACTGCTGAGGAG ATCACATGGCTCCCTTTTGGCGGCGAGCCTGCTGCCAGCGTAGAGCACACTGCATATTATGGGTGGATAGCGTACCGGGACATTGTCGAGCCGTACATGCCTTCTAGGGTGCTGCGACAGCTGGGTTATGTGCAGACTGTACCTGTGCCAATTTGTCGGCCAATAGGGGCTGTTAGGTCCTGGAAGTCACTCAAGTACTCTGTGGACATGAGTGTGACGATTGTGGTTGACATGTGGAACGCTTTTCCGGTCATGTACAAGCTGCCGTTGGGATTTGAGGAAGCCCACGTTATTGCTGGAGGATGCCATCCAGCGTAG
- the LOC126687803 gene encoding uncharacterized protein LOC126687803 has product MTDNEYNSSGNEYRQSETSFSGFSEVHLEDYGGDGIDYSDWFKLDHEFDSDVEAITWAKSTAIKIGFELVISSHKNEGKKKLLRCARGERYRGSFTDSDSFVRKNTKTKACKCKFKIIVKLGKTAWFILTDPGISSTHNYALAVYPEGYRQMSGLSGEAKEIVRDMSAAQAKPCSIMAALKEKVPSDNPTIKQVYNYRETLRKSSFEGRDVVGQFYHMAQQNDYVHWTLAEEDTGVLTHIFMAHPDSVRLLRTYYWIIGMDSTYKTNKYKLPFFEIIGMTPCNKNFIIAYAIMKDETEGSYRWVLERLRCLIGEHIHPSAILTGRELGLMRLVSEDVEDRVYRISGKNQEFAEIFKNSTWKKIIIAPTFDQYNIAVEHFRDRFKGFPGLIQYIEGTWLGHRKNTGALDTVWTKVDKVIQSQLTDIRKTLEDSRRTIGVHRRGFPFDKLSFRVSHYCLDLISKELRRMRELSTDVYDRCGCVVRSTHPIPCACELRAVVDSGNPISLDSIHPFWTKLVILGDGLDTSAQPDFAGFQTEEHQYFHEVVDEVMTKDPSVLRDISRIVRERLHPEDLGYMEPEVKTNVRGRPKGSKSTKRDPSRHEYKDRVPGRPKSSKAQKNRTSASAGLQNAEVIPGFHLPFVDEIVDVRGDGNCGFRVVADHIYGDEEMWGMTRTNIANEISAHPYRYEGICIDGLQAAITRISWEGGECGPRNWMQVLDDLFPIATIFNVAVIYIQGGTLQQTRFSSFTVLPLHSSEVHSRPSKEIVILYISGRAHFVRLNLQDNFPVPPIPTLWFQHRDHTVQSWHTLYANRREQWDSLIGMAD; this is encoded by the exons atgacggataacgagtataattcgtcggGAAACGAGTACCGACAGTCGGAAACAAGTTTTTCCGGCTTTTCCGAg gttcatttagaagattatggcgGTGATGGAATTGATTACAGCGATTGGTTTAAGCTAGATCATGAGTTTGATAGTGATGTTGAAGCAATTACTTGGGCTAAGAGTACTGCTATAAAGATTGGATTTGAATTAGTCATTTCGTCACATAAGAACGAGGGGAAAAAGAAGCTTCTACGATGTGCTCGGGGTGAGCGTTACAGAGGTTCATTCACAGATTCTGATTCCTTCGTACGGAAAAATACGAAGACAAAAGCGTGTAAgtgcaaatttaaaattattgtcaaATTAGGAAAGACTGCATGGTTTATACTTACAGATCCTGGTATTTCGAGTACACACAACTATGCTCTAGCTGTGTATCCTGAAGGATACCGTCAGATGAGTGGGCTGAGTGGCGAGGCGAAAGAAATTGTGCGAGATATGAGTGCGGCACAAGCGAAGCCGTGTTCTATCATGGCagctttaaaagaaaaagtaccATCTGACAACCCTACAATAAAGCAAGTGTACAACTATAGAGAGACTTTGAGAAAGTCTAGCTTTGAGGGTAGAGATGTGGTTGGGCAATTTTATCACATGGCTCAGCAAAATGATTATGTACACTGGACTCTTGCTGAGGAGGATACAGGTGTGTTGACCCATATTTTCATGGCTCATCCTGATTCAGTGAGACTACTTCGTACGTACTACTGGATCATCGGCATGGACTCCACGTACAAGACGAACAAGTACAAGCTGCCTTTTTTTGAGATTATTGGAATGACTCCTTGCAACAAGAacttcataattgcatatgcaattatgaaggATGAGACTGAAGGGAGCTACAGATGGGTATTGGAGAGACTgag GTGCTTAATTGGGGAACATATTCATCCGAGCGCTATTCTTACTGGTCGAGAATTGGGGCTTATGAGACTAGTGTCAGAG GACGTAGAAGATAGAGTGTACAGAATTAGTGGGAAAAACCAAGAGTTTGCTGAAATTTTCAAGAATAGTACATGGAAGAAAATTATCATAGCGCCAACTTTTGATCAATATAACATAGCTGTGGAGCACTTCAGAGATcggtttaaaggttttccaggGTTGATACAGTACATTGAGGGGACTTGGCTGGGACACAGAAAGAA CACCGGTGCTCTGGACACAGTCTGGACGAAGGTCGACAAAGTTATACAGTCGCAGCTGACAGATATCCG CAAAACACTTGAGGACTCCAGACGGACTATTGGCGTACATCGACGCGGTTTTCCATTTGATAAGCTCTCATTCAGAGTGTCGCATTACTGTCTCGATTTAATATCGAAAGAACTAAGGCGTATGCGAGAATTGAGTACCGATGTCTACGATCGCTGTGGTTGTGTGGTTAGATCAACACATCCGATCCCCTGTGCATGTGAGCTGCGAGCGGTGGTCGATTCAG GTAACCCGATCAGCCTTGACAGTATACACCCGTTTTGGACGAAACTTGTTATTCTCGGCGATGGGCTGGACACATCTGCGCAACCCGATTTTGCTGGTTTTCAGACTGAGGAACATCAGTATTTTCACGAGGTCGTCGACGAGGTCATGACTAAGGATCCTTCAGTGTTGCGTGATATTTCTCGTATTGTTCGAGAGCGACTTCACCCCGAAGACTTAGGCTACATGGAACCAGAAGTGAAAACAAATGTCAGAGGTCGACCAAAGGGGAGCAAATCAACGAAGCGGGATCCGAGTCGTCATGAGTACAAGGACCGTGTACCTGGTCGTCCTAAATCTTCCAAAGCTCAGAAAAATCGTACATCCGCGTCAG CTGGTTTGCAAAATGCGGAGGTTATTCCAGGATTCCATTTACCATTCGTTGACGAGATTGTGGACGTGCGTGGAGACGGCAACTGTGGATTTCGCGTGGTGGCAGACCACATATATGGTGACGAGGAGATGTGGGGAATGACTAGAACGAACATTGCAAACGAAATCTCCGCCCACCCTTATCGATACGAGGGTATTTGCATTGATGGGTTGCAAGCGGCCATTACACGTATTAGTTGGGAAGGGGGAGAGTGTGGCCCTCGCAACTGGATGCAg GTATTGGATGACTTGTTCCCTATTGCCACTATCTTCAATGTAGCTGTTATTTACATACAAGGCGGGACGCTACAACAGACGCGGTTCTCTTCGTTTACTGTTCTGCCTTTGCATTCCTCTGAGGTTCACTCACGACCATCGAAGGAGATAGTGATATTGTATATTAGTGGACGCGCTCATTTTGTTAGGTTGAATTTACAGGATAATTTTCCTGTCCCACCAATTCCCACCCTGTGGTTCCAGCACAGGGACCATACTGTTCAGTCTTGGCATACTTTATATGCTAATAGGAGAGAGCAATGGGATAGTTTGATAGGTATGGCAGATTGA